The following proteins are encoded in a genomic region of Ornithodoros turicata isolate Travis chromosome 6, ASM3712646v1, whole genome shotgun sequence:
- the LOC135398741 gene encoding 3',5'-cyclic-AMP phosphodiesterase 4A-like isoform X10: MPGRSSNVPVGGFVCPFCGQDVVRGDDSVRNMHTIRNYTGLDRLQHYAQCKEERPKKSLSQSEYNLLQAVDIDIDRPLTTTPFLTLYRRRDNQPVLQPWRHLMNILDDSYHGVSRCLLRQVDRWAFNTFALDVCSGGRSMPHLLVHLFHQYGFMGAFNLDVVKVWHCFNLIDAGYHSNNPYHNSVHAADVTQAMHCFLLEYKIREHMTPVEAMASLIAAVTHDLDHPGVNQPFLIATSNHLAALYKNFSVLENHHWRSAISCLRQSGIFDHLDNSVWDEVEQHIRSLILATDITRQQEFLSRFKRYLENRVLNMAEKEYRHFILQIALKCADLGNPCRPWDISHRWSLQVCKEFYRQGDYEKRLNIPVTPICDRDKTTVAKIQADFFKFVVSPLFEMWHQFLDTPLSTELLDNLHINHIQWEKLIANDETGSFETDLNAPLASEEEEGDLEDEEVLPPLLQRTATDYSWMEEPFGHWGRRRHSMPLSLPKMLPRTVIRRQSLPVPAKDTHAAPPSADDLQPTSSLLSLSSTSRGAPVHAVLHRHSRECERRLVHQPVSYPPYRRTSEPFVHDRARVCPRRSESVFAFSRYEETSAVDKAGQTEDKCENGCGTPPTTRQSGQQNSALPTAIQDYNGKKEDVLAVGTLLLQKMDAQSRLSILESASQLEGTTKSLRKSGVKSETPSWSHHVSQLAERQPEFDHPPSWKGCARLTNRRSSAPTALSSQLSSLAEKGYHRRSSMPFEHCAFLSASGMKERNTRNHPSSRFCE; the protein is encoded by the exons GGCCAGGATGTCGTGAGAGGCGATGATTCCGTACGCAACATGCATACGATTCGGAACTACACAGGATTGGATCGTCTGCAACACTACGCAC AATGTAAGGAAGAGAGGCCCAAAAAGTCATTAAGTCAGTCAGAGTACAATCTCTTGCAAG CAGTGGACATTGACATTGATCGGCCATTAACTACAACGCCCTTCCTGACGCTGTACAGGAGAAGGGACAACCAACCCGTCTTACAACCATGGAGGCATCTTATGAACATCCTCGACGATTCTTACCATGGAGTATCAAGG TGCCTCCTGAGGCAGGTGGACCGCTGGGCGTTCAATACTTTTGCCCTGGACGTTTGCTCGGGAGGTCGTTCCATGCCCCATCTCCTGGTGCACCTTTTTCACCAGTACGGGTTCATGGGCGCCTTTAACCTAGATGTGGTCAAGGTGTGGCACTGCTTCA ACTTGATAGACGCTGGTTACCACAGCAACAACCCCTATCACAACTCCGTGCACGCAGCAGACGTAACCCAGGCCATGCACTGTTTCCTCTTAGAATACAAG ATACGTGAGCACATGACTCCTGTGGAGGCGATGGCGTCTCTCATAGCAGCTGTCACACACGACCTGGATCACCCTGGGGTCAATCAGCCCTTCCTTATCGCTACCTCCAATCACCTTGCAGCCTTGTACAAG AATTTCTCAGTATTAGAGAACCACCATTGGCGTTCGGCCATTTCCTGTCTCCGTCAGTCCGGGATCTTCGATCACTTGGACAATTCTGTATG GGATGAAGTAGAACAACATATTCGAagtctcatcctggctacagacATCACTAGGCAGCAGGAGTTCCTGTCAAGGTTCAAG CGATACTTGGAGAACAGGGTGCTCAACATGGCAGAGAAAGAATACCGTCATTTTATTCTCCAG ATTGCCTTGAAATGTGCTGACCTGGGAAACCCCTGCCGTCCTTGGGATATCAGCCATCGATGGAGCTTGCAGGTGTGCAAGGAGTTTTACAGACAGG GGGACTACGAAAAGAGGTTGAATATCCCGGTCACACCTATCTGCGACCGAGATAAAACAACAGTTGCCAAGATACAAGCTG ATTTCTTCAAGTTTGTCGTGAGCCCACTGTTTGAAATGTGGCACCAGTTTCTGGACACGCCTTTGTCAACAGAGCTCCTTGACAACCTACATATTAACCACATTCAGTGGGAGAAGCTGATCGCCAATGACGAGACGGGTTCCTTTGAGACGGACCTCAACGCCCCTTTAGCTTCGGAAGAAGAAGAGGGTGACCTCGAGGATGAAGAAGTGCTACCACCGCTTTTGCAACGCACAGCTACCGACTACTCCTGGATGGAAGAGCCTTTTGGACATTGGGGTCGTAGGCGTCATAGCATGCCGCTTAGTTTACCCAAAATGCTTCCCAGGACAGTGATCAGGCGACAGAGTTTACCTGTACCTGCAAAGGATACCCATGCAGCACCTCCGTCGGCTGATGATCTACAACCAACGTCGAGCCTGTTGTCGCTGTCCAGCACATCTCGTGGTGCTCCCGTGCATGCAGTCTTGCACCGCCATAGCAGGGAATGTGAACGTAGGTTGGTGCACCAGCCAGTGTCCTACCCGCCGTACAGGAGGACCTCGGAACCCTTTGTTCATGATAGGGCAAGAGTGTGTCCGCGAAGGTCAGAATCTGTGTTTGCATTCAGCCGTTACGAAGAAACATCGGCGGTAGACAAAGCTGGACAAACGG AAGACAAGTGTGAGAATGGATGCGGCACGCCCCCGACGACGAGACAATCAGGGCAGCAGAACAGTGCTCTTCCGACAGCAATTCAAGACTACAATGGGAAGAAGGAAGACGTTCTGGCAGTTGGTACTCTCCTGCTGCAGAAAATGGATGCACAGAGTAGGCTTAGCATTTTGGAGTCAGCATCGCAGTTAGAAG GTACAACCAAATCGTTGCGAAAATCTGGCGTTAAATCAGAGACGCCGTCCTGGTCCCACCATGTGAGTCAGTTGGCAGAGCGGCAGCCAGAATTCGATCACCCGCCCTCTTGGAAAGGCTGCGCTCGCCTAACGAACCGTCGTAGTTCAGCGCCGACGGCGTTAAGCAGCCAGCTAAGCTCCCTGGCTGAGAAAGGATATCACCGGAGATCATCGATGCCATTTGAACACTGCG